In Anaerolineae bacterium, one DNA window encodes the following:
- a CDS encoding RrF2 family transcriptional regulator codes for MKLTARERYAVRAMAILAGSYGSGPRSLAEVANEQGIPFRYLEHIAQDLKRAGLVRSHRGASGGYELAHPPESITVADVLRALEGDVLPMECGTAPNCFYHDRVEACVTRPLWRDIRQQIQESLSQVTLASVAGRLRLETIGERSDGDGI; via the coding sequence ATGAAGCTCACAGCCCGAGAGCGGTACGCAGTGAGAGCGATGGCCATACTGGCAGGGTCCTATGGGAGCGGCCCTCGTTCCCTGGCGGAGGTTGCCAACGAGCAGGGCATACCCTTCCGTTACCTGGAGCACATCGCCCAGGACCTCAAGCGCGCCGGGCTAGTCCGGTCGCACCGGGGCGCTTCGGGGGGGTACGAGCTGGCCCACCCTCCAGAGAGCATAACCGTGGCCGACGTGCTTCGAGCCCTGGAGGGGGACGTACTCCCTATGGAGTGCGGCACTGCGCCCAACTGCTTCTACCATGACCGGGTAGAGGCCTGCGTCACCCGGCCCCTGTGGCGGGATATCCGCCAGCAGATACAGGAGTCGCTGTCCCAAGTTACCCTGGCTTCGGTGGCTGGCCGCCTGAGATTGGAGACGATTGGAGAGAGGTCTGACGGCGATGGCATCTGA
- a CDS encoding Ldh family oxidoreductase — protein MTTRVDAQKLERLVSDLLVAVDVPREDADIVAWVLVKTDLRGVESHGTARLSYYYLDNTRVGLINRRPKVTVVAEGPSTLVIDADNGLGHPVAYRTMERCIDKARETGLCCATVRHSNHFGAAGIYAMMALEHDMIGLALTNSQPLAIPTYGRKRVLGTNPISLAAPAGEELAFVLDMATSVVPIGRIEVFRRAGAQVPLGWGADSEGHATTDPVRIMEGGGLFPLGGTAETGGYKGYGLAAMVDVLCGVLAGAAFLTGVQPPLLDRPGPANVGHFFLALNVAAFRPIEEFKASMDGFIRELKQSPKAAGEDRIYVAGEKEFLQEEERRRLGIPLNPKVEEDFRRLCRELDVPWPF, from the coding sequence GTGACAACACGAGTGGATGCCCAGAAGTTGGAGCGGCTCGTCTCTGACTTGCTCGTCGCAGTTGATGTGCCGCGAGAGGATGCCGACATCGTCGCCTGGGTACTGGTGAAGACTGACCTGCGCGGCGTTGAGTCTCACGGGACGGCCCGCCTCAGCTACTACTACTTGGACAACACCCGGGTGGGCCTTATCAACCGGAGGCCCAAGGTGACTGTGGTAGCGGAGGGCCCCTCCACCCTGGTGATAGACGCCGACAACGGGCTAGGGCACCCGGTCGCCTACCGCACCATGGAGCGGTGCATTGACAAGGCCAGGGAGACGGGTCTCTGCTGCGCCACCGTACGCCACAGCAACCACTTCGGTGCCGCCGGCATCTACGCCATGATGGCCCTCGAGCACGATATGATCGGCCTGGCCCTCACGAACTCCCAGCCTCTGGCCATTCCCACCTACGGGCGAAAGAGGGTACTAGGCACCAACCCAATCTCCTTGGCCGCTCCCGCCGGCGAGGAGCTTGCTTTCGTCCTCGACATGGCCACCAGTGTCGTTCCCATCGGCAGGATCGAGGTCTTCCGTCGCGCCGGCGCTCAGGTGCCGCTCGGCTGGGGCGCTGACTCAGAGGGCCACGCCACCACCGACCCAGTCCGCATCATGGAAGGCGGTGGCCTCTTCCCTCTGGGCGGTACTGCCGAGACTGGGGGCTACAAGGGTTACGGGTTAGCGGCCATGGTGGACGTGCTCTGCGGCGTGCTGGCCGGCGCTGCCTTCCTCACTGGGGTACAACCGCCACTCCTCGATCGCCCTGGGCCTGCCAACGTCGGACACTTCTTCCTGGCTCTGAACGTGGCGGCGTTTCGCCCCATCGAGGAGTTCAAAGCCAGCATGGATGGTTTCATCCGGGAGCTCAAGCAGTCCCCCAAGGCGGCCGGCGAGGACAGGATCTACGTGGCCGGAGAGAAGGAGTTCCTCCAGGAAGAGGAACGCCGCCGCCTGGGCATCCCGCTGAACCCCAAGGTGGAAGAGGACTTCCGCCGCCTCTGCCGCGAACTGGACGTCCCCTGGCCCTTCTAG